In the genome of Harmonia axyridis chromosome 4, icHarAxyr1.1, whole genome shotgun sequence, the window tccgtaaatAAGAATTAGGTTACCTGACACATTGAAAACCATTAGTAACCGGTTTCAAATTCTCTGCGATATACAGAACATACCCTATTTAAAGCTTTCTGGTCTGAACTTATTtggtttatttaaaatatttcatattcaaacattcaaattaaattaaaaatgaaatgtttctGTGAAATTGAATTCATGATAATTTGATTTCCTTCTGTTTGCTGTTGGTATTAAACCAAACATATTTTCAGACTAAAGTGGTGTCAAGATCAAATTCCCAGCAGAGTTTAGGAGATGAAGTTTCGAGATCCCGCTCCGGTTCAGTAGCTACCAGTCCTACTATTCCAGAAGAGAAGCCATTAGTTTAAGAAATTGGATTGCAAACATTGATATAAACCCAAAGGCCTTTCCAGCATTTCTTACAAATATATATTAATAACTAATTTTCTCAACATGAAGCACATATATgctaaaaaacaagaaaatacaTTAATTTGTATCGAttattttgtttgttattgTTTACACTTTTGAAGTTTTAACACTTTGAAGGCCATCTTGTGGCTGAAAAAAACTTAATTGCTTCAATTATTTATTAGTGTTGTACAGATTTTAGGTTTTAAAGTCAGACTATAAATTATAAATGTCGTCATACATGAGGTTATATTTTTTGCAATGATGCTTTAAAATATTTAGATTATTGCTATAAATATTCAGATGTTGAAAAATGTAGCCGGTTCTAGTAGTTGGAACTTGATTTTGCCTTCAACATTCAACTGATGGAATATTTAGGCAATAATATAGTGATTTATTTTAAGTGATGTATGAAACTTATcataattaaatgaaaatgatgaaatttctgttttttatattttcaccacttcaaaaaacaaaaacaaactagGGATAAAActaaaaactttaaaaaaatcttaatgctttattgaaaaataattctccACAGTAAGAGAGTTTCTATCATGTTCACTGCAGTCTTTCTTTCGAACAAACAGTAATTATTCACAGCAAATATATACCACTTCTAATATCTACCAAAGTGACACCATTGCACAATTCTTCCGTTGATGTGATGTCTCCTTTCATTACGCCTAAAATAAATAGTCAGGTctatcaatgaaaaatatagttttCTTAGAATTATGGCATTTGGTTGATTCTTAAAATCCTTAAGTAACTTTAGGTCTTCCCATAAATgttatgtgatttttttttcatgaacaatACTCTTATTCTCCGTGAATGTTATGGTTTTATCTTTTTTCATAACGATATTACGGATATTTTGGAAAGGCATTTCGACTAGAAGAGTTAAAATTGTGGAAGCTGCAACTATCACAAATGTCTCGTGAAGGttaatctgaaaaataaaagagatAATGTATTGGAATGACATGAATAAATTGGCTggtaaattatatattttgaaatctaaaaaaaaaccaaaattttgattcaaataaTCCCAATTGAAAAGATGTCcttgtgagaaaagtttttaCTTCAACAAatcagaaataaaatatttttgtcttAAGGCAGAAGGCTATAACATATTCTGAACTTACATTTGTTTTCCAGAATGAATAATGATCTGAATACCTCATGGTACCAACATTATAGAAAAATATGGGAAACTGTGTTAAATATACAGTATAAGATATTTTTGTCCAAAGAGAAAATCCTGACCAAGAAAATATTCTTCCCagtaaatctaaaaaaaaaggtttaaattattaatatatcaatgaatcagaaGCTACTCTTATAAAAAAACTAAAACAAACTTATGAAGATGCAATTATGTAGATAAATTTACGTTAACCTACAGTGCTCTAGTTCTTTAAATAGTGTTTTGtgatctaaaaaaaattataaatatcaaaTAGAGGTGcttttattaaattttaattaCAAATTATCTCTTGTGTCGAAGTAAACGAAATTCTTCTCGTTGAATTGCACTCTGTTTTAAGTTGTGCGAAATTTCACTCATGGCCTCGACTGAAATTTCGCGAGTGAGTTTCGCGAGGGAATTTCGCTGATGTAAACGCAGCTTGAAAAGTCGAGGAGCAAGTATGATTTGTCCTATGACATATTTAGTTTATGGTGTGAACACAAAAGGGGTACCCATTTGAACTTAATATacaatttgtgttttttttaatatttgaattctAGTAGTTATGAAAAGTAAAATATCAGTTTTAAAAAGTGTCACTTTTTatgtcaaaattaaaaaaaaattgtttcttaCCTTCATGACCGAGATGAACTGAGAAAATTATCCAACCAAATGATATACACCAAAATATTGGAGCGAATGCAGCATACCATGCGGCATCAGTAGGATTGTAAACATAATTTATGCTTCCCATGAAGGAAGGCCCCAAAAAGGAAACTAGAAAACTGAGCAAAGCTATCGAATTTCCAATTCTTATTTGttgctggaaaaaaattcagcACATTAGACGAGTATGAGATGCGAAACCATCATATCAACACAGTATAGTGTGTAATAACTTTTACATCCTCAAGCATTGCTTTTCTTGCTTAGATTTGCAACAATAAAAACCTCTATGTATAATAGCAAATATCACTAGAATTGTCTTGCAGATGAATCTACCAGTAAAATATATCAAGAACGCAACATAACTGGATGTTAGCTAACTTCACCGAAGTGGTGACTAATCTtggataatttcgaaatatccAGCTATATCCAAAATCGCAGAATTTTTTAGCAAACTAGTGACTTTCTTCGAAACTACAATATACTGTGGTGACTCTTTGCGTTGTGGGCTGCGCAGTCCGAGTGATGCGCAACCCACAACGCCATCTGtcggattttcataaaatcttaaaaaaatgaACATTTCACTTACTTttgatagtttgaaattttttagagTCCTTAAGTAATAACCAAGAAGTATGCCCATTATATAAACAGTAGCTCTGTGTACAGGCAGTATATACATATTATCTGCGGTACTGAATAGCTGTTCGATTCTGAAAAATAAgtcattcatttcaaaaattgtcaTTGTATGGACCCAGAATTCTATTGAGGATGAAGCAACTATCTCCTCTTATCCGCGAAATCTTTCTTAAAAATGAAAGTTGGAGtaactttatacagggtgtcccagagatTATGAGATCTGCCAGTACAGTATCcaacattgaaatgaaaatattccttCTGAAATATAATCTTCAAATGAATCAGCTGGGCTGTTAACTCGGTTGATTTGAATCTTTCAGTAGTTCTTGGCTTGACTAgatttgaaatcttttttgaaTGAAGCAATTCCGTAAATTTCGCTTTGGGACAGGTCTCTCTACATCGATCTTTTTTAGCTGAGTAGCAAATATcgaatagatttaaaatgggaCTAGTTCTTCATCAGAAACATCTAATGGTCACTCGAACTTATTTGGACATGCTTTTAGCAAAAAAAAGATTCCGTGGATAACATTGCGCAAAATAAAAACTTACGATGTGCCAAAATGGATATAATTGCTGAGACGCATACTGTATGTCACATAGTAACGCCAAATGGTGGATCCAGTTGCCAGTAGAATGAGTGCTCCAAGACCCTTCTTTGGGTATTTCCAAAGTAGGAGGATCAGGAAAGGAGAGGATAAAAACAACTGTGTATCTATCCCCAGGTGATGAGTATGTGTTAAACActgcaaaattaatttttattatacgAATTGATCtcattattgttgaaaatattcacCATTTCACCAAAACCAAAGTAATTGTGGATGAAGAGcatatttttccaccagttttgCTTGCATATATCGGAATGATGGGTTATCACTTGGTTCCACATGGGTCCTGAATCCATGTAAGGAAGGACGAAGGTACAAAAAGCTATCAAAGCAGCAAATGTTGGCAGAATGCGAAATATCCTACTTATGTATTCTTCTTTGATGTTGATCTTGTTGTTCCTTTCCAATTTTCCAAAAAGAGAATGAGCTGTTAGTGTGCCGGCGATCATTATGAAAGGATCTGTATACAGGCTAGCAGCTCTAGCTAAGACAGTCCATGGTTGAGCTATAAACTGAAAGATACATTTATTTTGAGGATCATTATTCAAATTCCGTCAAGTACCAAGAACTGATCATTTagaagaaattgttgaatttctttctGTCAATATGATGGTACCACGTCACCGAATAAGTCTACTTACCTCTACCATTTGAGTCCTATTACTGAAAGGTACGAAAAATGTGGCCATTGATTTGTGGGATAAAATCAGTAGAACAGAATTGAGGAACCTTATACCGTGGACTGCTTTGATATTGTCATCTTTCTTAATCGTTATAAATGAATTCCAGTTTTTCGTCAATGAGAATGCAGtgatatattcaactgaaaatttataGGAGATATTATAAAGCTCGCCTTAAAAGCTCTATAGGTTCAATATTGAAGTAGCGTGTCTACAGTTTCATATGCAAGGTGCTGCAAATGCAGTCCTCTCAGTTTGAAAAAATCACACCGCACTCAATAATGACATTGGTAATTGcgcaataaaatcaaaataacgagtagtattaggccaattgaaaagtccccggtctgatgcacagatggcggtgttagtattaaatccagttaatttttagttagtaccaactaagatgcatagaatacctggtgtgtttactgattcgattttgtttcagactttttgagagacccacctgttgctttggtggtctgcttcaccagagtgctgtaaggtggcgctctttaaaatttttcgaattcccgcatctgcctggtgccgtttaaaaaggaaatactgattttagacactgcaaacattcacaataaattacaattcagttcatatcgaatttgtactcaaatgaatggaatataatgacagaccatcatagaatataaaatatcattgttctatactcaaagttcacgacaagagcgtagaaatagggggatactgggggtaattacacggtgctcctaaattggggatacaaatgaaaatgacagatttccggatcattttaagaaaaaagtcctataacatgagtccccatacattttgttttgagatacatgtgttgaagttcaagttattttctcgtataaccttcccttcacaagatatttaatatgaattggccatagatattccagtttaaagtttccactatgtgatatgctaattttgaatgcaaatctacagggtgatatattttctggaaggatgcctgcttccttcctccaaatctatattttggtgaatggctgttagtttagaaaaatatagaaaaaaaactctggtcctgtactacactttttggtttgttatagttttgtcgtatctgctatcgatttcgagaaaaatctctactaatcctcaggaaaatccaaattatttttaagatccagctagtaagctctaatgaatgcattaattataagttttggtatttatttacctaatctgtagcgaagattaataagtatttgataaactgtacgacacactagaaacaacctgtatattgatagcaaagcctttgtgggctcatattcatgaaacttttttttctcaaaattatccaagtaatttctcattttccttcgtaactcttatttgagaacaaggtaagaacaaccgaattagtaacaacaaaaattatttcgtaatttggttcaaacttcattatcaaacttctttttttaacattacagatatgaataaaagttgtcgtcaaaaatttttttttcgattatccctccccaagaaaaaaagatctacgcccttggttcacaagagtcgagaattgagagaaatgtcaaatgtaaacgatgtatgcgccatctgaaaagcccgcgacccctcgaaatcaagtaggtaaaaATCTCCctttttgtctgaaagttttacaggtataagtagacacaccaggtattctatgcatcttagtaccaaccttcaaacgatacgtgtcaaaatttgacagcagtccgaccattagtttgtgagatattgcgttgtgagtgtagctacttttgttatttgaaaaaagatggagaaAAAGAATATCAGGTGcggataaaatattgctttttggaaggaaaaaatacaatacATATCATTCGCGAATATTTTTacttgagaaagctgtgtgcaaaaaaGGTGTGAACTCACAaccgatcaaaagcaacaacgtcttaatgattctgagcagtttttgaagctgtttaagtgcgataaacctgaatttttgcatcgatatgtgacaatggatgaacatggctccatcatttcactccggagtccaatcgacagtcagctgagtggactgcacgcgatgaaccgaatccaaagcgaggaaaaacacaacagtgagctggcaaggttatggcatcactaTTCTTGGAATCGAAAGGTATAATAGTCtctgattacctccaaaaggacaagaccatcaacagctattattatatagcgttattggattgtttatagaatgaaatctttaaaaaagtgctgtttcatcaagacaatgcgctgtgtcacaaatcaatgaaaacaatggcagacTTTTTCcggttctcagacctcaaaagaatgctcgctgaaaataaattcagcgctaatgaagaagtaatcgccgaaactgaggcctattttgaagcgaaagataaatcgtactagaaaaatggtatccaaaagttggaagatcgctttaatcgctgaaggcaactatgttgaataatttaatcgaattctgccaaaaaaatgtgtttcactattgtagaccggggactttttaattggcctgttattgtcCTACTCAAAAATGACATGACCTAGATAATTAAGcaatgaaatcaaaataatgAGTGGTAGCTTGATGCATCACCCTTCAAGTCAAACTTTATTTActccaccctgtataaaaggtAATCAATTAACGTGTAACGAACGTTATGAAGTTAGGCATAATAAAACACTTTAGTGATCGAAGTAGCAATAACGAGGAACCCCATATCAGTGGCAATTGAACATAGTTAATGGAAGTACCGATGTGAGAAAATTCTAATAGAATTTGCCCATGACAATGAGCATATATTTAGATATTATAAATACATACTATTTGATCAAACAAGTTTATGGTTTCCTAATTTGGTTTTATTGACTGGTCACTcacattcaaatatttgatttgattaaAGAAGAATTTTCGCATATATAAATTATTACTTTGATAAGCCTCTGTAAGAATATTGACTGTTGAAACTTCATGAGTCATCATTGTTGATTCAAGagcattttgaaattgaatattttttaattgagGTAAAAACGAAGGTAAAAATAATGTAGATAcgtgaatagttatttataatacaagtgcagaaggcattgatattcttccacgagttcaaaattcaaaaacgagccacgaggtggcgagttttggaatgaacgagtggtagaatgagccttctgtacgagtattatacattattttctctaattcattgcattttcattgaaattaatgaaatatttccataaatatattttagtgatttttgcattgaaaaatgttggttggcagaactgatttctgtaaggcaaattgatgaattgacagataaagccgtggcggaaagttcggagtaccaacatagaataataaaatataaccatgaaaactgtgcgtttctgatatattcccgcacgattttgttctacaagatgtggaagaatgaacggaataaccacagaattagagaaaattaacATAACACATCTGAAGGAACAGGAcacaatataaaattaaaattcattgaacatttttttttatatgaatcgAACAAGAGTAGTTTTTTCCATTCATAGTTCAAGGAAGGATCTCAGTTGATTTTAGTTTTGAATGTCTCATCATTTCTATTAATCTAATGACATAGATAATTTCGTACATAGAAACTAGGCCATCAGATTAGTCATTCAATTTATACAATACTTTCGCTGTATTTGTTGTTGACAAGAATAAATTTGTACTTACTTGCATTTTCGACAGTTATATAATCGTATAATGTAGCAAATCCTAGGAAAATTGCGAAAGAGGCTAAAAATGTCCTAAAAAAACgaaattatttcagtttttctttTGTTCAATAGGTATTCAAAGTTTACTCACATTCCCAAAATAGATGAGAGGGGTATTTGTTTTGGTCTGGAAGTTTGGCACATTGATGATTGAACTTGAGATTGGATTTTAAGCTCCGTTTTCAGTGAAATGGTACTTAAAAACTGTTGCAGGGCAAGTTCAAGGTCTTCAGAAGAACAGCCATCTGGTACACAAACCGCCCAATTTATGCTTGAATATCTAGGTACTCTGTGGCCAGGCTGAAAGGACAATTAGTTGAAATCCATCCAGAAACCAGAAGAAAAGATTATATAAAAAGAACAGATGGTGTTTTTGACAATTTAAGACGTATTAAACAATGATCTTCGTAAAGTTAAACAT includes:
- the LOC123677505 gene encoding O-acyltransferase like protein-like, whose translation is MKSISIAFIVTLYIVCTHINCNRNSNYVDSVGLIFNRSSNWRAKTDRAVIPLALEDDDDIASGDDLEIDLMETITDEDAVAKNCLRNITDCQKRDTTYRITTDYLNKYFTSSIPPYDLSLIKGVSAKCKKQSRKFMDDLAKFKFWAVKMHDANAKIPSGLLNGNINQLGDFDLCLGANLKEEDIYGQYCLASLQVETPDSPYISALHRLIHSHFHFKSRMEDPGHRVPRYSSINWAVCVPDGCSSEDLELALQQFLSTISLKTELKIQSQVQSSMCQTSRPKQIPLSSILGMTFLASFAIFLGFATLYDYITVENAIEYITAFSLTKNWNSFITIKKDDNIKAVHGIRFLNSVLLILSHKSMATFFVPFSNRTQMVEFIAQPWTVLARAASLYTDPFIMIAGTLTAHSLFGKLERNNKINIKEEYISRIFRILPTFAALIAFCTFVLPYMDSGPMWNQVITHHSDICKQNWWKNMLFIHNYFGFGEMCLTHTHHLGIDTQLFLSSPFLILLLWKYPKKGLGALILLATGSTIWRYYVTYSMRLSNYIHFGTSIEQLFSTADNMYILPVHRATVYIMGILLGYYLRTLKNFKLSKQQIRIGNSIALLSFLVSFLGPSFMGSINYVYNPTDAAWYAAFAPIFWCISFGWIIFSVHLGHEDLLGRIFSWSGFSLWTKISYTVYLTQFPIFFYNVGTMRYSDHYSFWKTNINLHETFVIVAASTILTLLVEMPFQNIRNIVMKKDKTITFTENKSIVHEKKIT